One region of Salvia miltiorrhiza cultivar Shanhuang (shh) chromosome 3, IMPLAD_Smil_shh, whole genome shotgun sequence genomic DNA includes:
- the LOC131019056 gene encoding uncharacterized protein LOC131019056, with protein sequence MAESDHGSSSDSSDGVANAIMEEIELHNQVLAHIYGQPAPEAGRVKRPRSYVHRDREEAHLRLMQDYFHDNPTYGPTFFRRRFRMQKELFLRIVEAVQGVDTFFHMTTDAIGRDSLSPLQKCTSAIRQLATGLSADTFDEYLRVADSTGRWLEESEKWEMDVCGEAPDSDELLDK encoded by the exons ATGGCGGAATCCGACCACGgttcttcgtctgattcatccgacggtgtagctAATGCGATCATGGAGGAGATAGAGTTGCATAATCAAGTGCTTGCTCACATCTATGGCCAGCCGGCTCCGGAGGCGGGACGTGTGAAACGTCCCCGatcttacgtccaccgtgatagAGAGGAAGCCCacctacgtcttatgcaagactacttccacgacaatccgacgtacggaCCTACATTTTTCCGGCGGCGTTTTCGAATGCAAAAGGAGCTTTTCTTGCGCATCGtggaggctgttcaaggtgtaGATACTTTCTTCCACATGACCACTGATGCAATAGGTCGGGACTCTCTTTCCccgttgcagaaatgcacgtcggctatccgccaattagccaccgggCTCTCTGCGGATACTTTTGACGAGTATCTCAGAGTCGCCGACTCCACCgggcgt TGGTTGGAAGAATCTGAAAAATGGGAGATGGATGTTTGTGGAGAAGCACCTGACAGTGATGAACTGTTAGACAAGTAA
- the LOC131014685 gene encoding pentatricopeptide repeat-containing protein At2g13600-like — translation MISQFQPVINTPPSTTSNRAELRIDKHRRNQSVSQVFHFLNGGPNSTAYAAALDSCTCPKFGKQLHAHLLKNGFHGREFVEAKLLQMYGKRGCVDDAVQVFDKMPDRNLYTYTAILNVLLDNGLFQEALLHFDRLLFEDVELEFFVFPVAFKICVGYGGVELGKQLQAIATKAGVLPHLYVGNALIDMYGKCGSLNYAEKVFSHMVERDCVSWNSMVTACTANGRVLKALKFMEDMLGKKELNPNFVSWSALIGGFAQNGYDEEAVEMLHKMTSAGFEPNARILASVLPACARLREMRLGKEMYGYITRRGFMSSPYVVNGLIDLFRRCGAMENALSIFSKCSSRDAVSFNTMIAGYCENGEILKARELFDMMESKDLISWNSMISGYADNSIFDEALGLLIDLMKKGEIKPDSFTLGSALGACAEMGSLRLGRSIHSYCVVRGLESSLFVGGALVSMYCQCHDMEAAEKVMQKVEDRDIVIWNALLSGYARCNELQSIQRVLGRMRDDGFEPDVYTWNGIIAGYVENGHHEMALQLFSQLQSSNLRADIYTVGIVIPACSRLASVERGKQVHAYAIRCGFEKDLYIRAALVDMYAKCGAMKYTESVHEGTRSCDLVTQNAMLNAYAMHGYGEEGIGFFREMVARGLKPDHVTFLAVLSSCVHAGAVEAGQEFYDMMGCYGVAPTLKHYTCMVDLLSRAGKLERAYEMVERMPLEPDSVIWGALLAGCIMHGEVALGEKAARELMRLEPGNSGHYVMLANLYASTGRWRELRRIRHLMKDEEMQKTPGCSWIEDRDETHVFMAWDRSHKRSREIYEMLDNLTVQMRLIGTCLM, via the coding sequence ATGATTTCACAGTTTCAACCTGTAATCAACACGCCGCCATCAACCACTTCAAATCGCGCTGAGCTCAGAATAGACAAGCACCGACGAAACCAATCCGTTTCTCAAGTTTTCCATTTCCTCAACGGCGGGCCAAATTCCACCGCCTACGCGGCGGCGCTCGACTCCTGCACCTGCCCCAAGTTCGGCAAACAGCTGCACGCTCACTTGCTCAAAAATGGGTTTCACGGGCGTGAGTTCGTCGAGGCCAAGCTACTTCAAATGTATGGCAAACGTGGTTGCGTGGACGATGCAGTTCAGGTGTTCGACAAAATGCCCGACCGAAACCTATACACATACACTGCAATTCTCAATGTGCTTCTGGATAACGGGCTGTTTCAGGAAGCACTGTTGCATTTCGACAGATTGCTTTTCGAGGATGTCGAGCTGGAGTTTTTCGTTTTCCCGGTGGCTTTCAAGATTTGTGTTGGCTATGGCGGGGTTGAGTTGGGGAAGCAGCTGCAGGCGATAGCCACCAAGGCCGGAGTTCTACCGCATCTTTACGTGGGGAACGCGTTGATTGACATGTATGGAAAATGCGGGAGCTTGAACTATGCTGAGAAGGTTTTCAGTCACATGGTGGAAAGGGATTGCGTTTCTTGGAATTCTATGGTTACAGCTTGCACTGCTAATGGGAGGGTGTTAAAGGCATTGAAGTTTATGGAGGATATGTTGGGGAAGAAGGAATTAAATCCAAATTTCGTTTCGTGGAGCGCATTGATTGGTGGATTTGCTCAGAACGGGTACGATGAGGAGGCAGTGGAGATGCTGCACAAGATGACAAGTGCAGGATTCGAGCCGAATGCAAGGATACTAGCAAGTGTTCTTCCTGCCTGCGCGAGGCTGAGGGAGATGAGGTTAGGGAAGGAGATGTACGGATACATCACGAGGCGTGGATTCATGTCCAGCCCATACGTTGTCAACGGATTGATAGATCTGTTTCGGAGGTGTGGAGCCATGGAGAATGCTCTCAGCATCTTCTCAAAATGCTCGTCGAGAGACGCGGTGTCTTTCAACACCATGATTGCAGGATACTGCGAAAACGGGGAGATTCTCAAGGCCAGGGAGCTTTTTGATATGATGGAGTCAAAGGACTTGATCTCATGGAACTCCATGATCTCGGGTTATGCAGATAACTCAATATTCGACGAGGCTTTAGGTTTACTTATAGATTTGATGAAGAAAGGGGAGATCAAACCTGATTCATTCACCTTAGGCAGTGCTCTTGGTGCTTGCGCAGAGATGGGGTCTCTGAGGCTGGGGAGATCGATACATTCATACTGTGTCGTGAGAGGGCTGGAGTCGAGTCTCTTCGTTGGTGGCGCTCTCGTCAGCATGTATTGCCAGTGCCACGATATGGAAGCTGCAGAGAAAGTGATGCAGAAGGTGGAAGATAGGGATATAGTTATATGGAATGCTTTGCTCTCTGGCTATGCTCGTTGCAACGAATTGCAGAGCATACAGCGCGTTCTTGGACGCATGAGAGATGATGGATTTGAACCGGATGTGTACACGTGGAACGGGATCATAGCAGGATATGTGGAGAATGGGCACCATGAGATGGCTCTGCAGCTATTTTCTCAACTGCAGAGTTCAAATTTGAGGGCTGATATCTACACAGTTGGAATAGTGATACCAGCCTGCTCGAGGCTGGCTAGTGTTGAGAGAGGTAAGCAGGTTCATGCTTACGCGATCAGATGTGGATTCGAGAAGGATTTGTACATCAGAGCTGCGCTCGTGGACATGTACGCAAAGTGTGGAGCGATGAAGTATACTGAATCCGTGCACGAAGGGACGCGGAGCTGTGATCTGGTGACTCAGAACGCAATGCTGAATGCATACGCGATGCATGGATATGGTGAGGAAGGGATAGGTTTCTTCAGAGAGATGGTGGCTCGTGGCTTGAAACCGGACCACGTGACTTTCCTAGCAGTTCTATCTTCGTGTGTGCATGCAGGTGCAGTGGAGGCTGGGCAGGAGTTCTATGATATGATGGGATGTTACGGTGTGGCACCGACGTTGAAGCACTATACGTGCATGGTCGACCTACTGAGCCGGGCAGGGAAGCTGGAGCGAGCATACGAGATGGTTGAGAGGATGCCATTAGAGCCCGATTCAGTGATCTGGGGCGCCTTGCTTGCTGGATGCATCATGCACGGGGAAGTCGCTCTGGGTGAAAAGGCAGCACGCGAGCTCATGAGGTTGGAGCCGGGGAACTCAGGGCACTATGTGATGCTGGCGAATTTGTACGCTTCAACGGGGAGATGGCGTGAGCTGAGAAGAATACGACATCTGATGAAGGATGAAGAGATGCAGAAGACACCGGGGTGTAGTTGGATCGAGGATAGAGATGAAACTCATGTGTTCATGGCATGGGACAGATCACATAAGAGATCTAGAGAAATTTATGAGATGTTGGATAATCTAACAGTACAAATGAGATTGATTGGAACATGTTTGATGTAA
- the LOC131014699 gene encoding uncharacterized protein LOC131014699 — MEVQKRGLSIHLITSHDSPEFAHLNHALTHSFVIGLDAEWKPNRQASTFPAVSLLQIACQLVNAPELDSDESPIFLIDLQTIHMPPVYELLNQVFVAPNVLKLGFRFKQDLVYLSSTFCERDCAPGFDRVEPFIDISAIYNHLQTKQPGRRIPKQTKSLATICEEILGISLSKELQCSDWSQRPLTEEQKTYAAADAHCLVKIFNLFHAKVVREGKSSQPSDVGPGAGLKQILEKSSGDNMVTRAALVEASNMTRKIMPELHSIQTTEEANSMKSNNLNEQVDNSFLLVVRKHGDRILLKDSDRKPKTSKKKAKKIMSKPKTSEIIEDWEGPPPWDPSTGGDACPKFLCDVMVEGLAKHLRCVGIDAAVPHLRRPDTRDLIDQAQKEKRVLLTRDAKLLRHEYLIKNQIYRLKSLLKNDQLLEVIETFQLKISEDQLMSRCTKCNGKFIQKPLTTQEAVEAAKGFQVIPNCLFNKNLEFWQCMDCNQLYWEGTQYHNAVQKFIDVCKLNEQPEGDA, encoded by the exons ATGGAAGTCCAAAAACGAGGGCTTTCGATCCACCTAATCACCTCCCATGACTCGCCCGAGTTCGCTCACCTGAACCACGCGTTGACTCACTCATTCGTCATCGGGCTCGACGCGGAATGGAAACCCAATCGCCAGGCTTCCACCTTCCCCGCCGTCTCCCTACTCCAAATCGCATGCCAACTCGTCAACGCGCCCGAGTTGGACTCGGACGAGTCGCCGATTTTCCTCATCGATCTCCAAACCATTCACATGCCCCCGGTTTACGAGCTGTTGAATCAAGTGTTTGTAGCGCCCAATGTCTTAAAGTTAGGGTTCAGATTCAAGCAGGACTTGGTTTATCTGTCGTCTACGTTTTGCGAGCGGGACTGCGCTCCTGGTTTTGATAGG GTTGAACCTTTTATCGACATTAGTGCAATATACAATCATCTACAAACCAAGCAACCAGGACGAAGGATACCGAAACAAACAAAAAGTTTGGCAACAATTTGTGAAGAAATTTTAGGGATTTCGCTCTCCAAG GAACTTCAGTGCAGTGACTGGTCGCAGCGTCCTCTAACAGAAGAGCAGAAGACATATGCTGCTGCAGATGCACATTGTTTGGTCAAGATATTTAATTTGTTCCATGCAAAGGTTGTCAGAGAAG GAAAATCTTCTCAGCCATCTGATGTCGGTCCAGGGGCGGGGTTGAAGCAGATACTCGAGAAATCAAGTGGGGATAACATGGTAACAAGAGCCGCGCTTGTTGAAGCTTCAAATATGACCCGTAAAATTATGCCTGAATTACATAGCATACAGACGACTGAGGAGGCTAATTCCATGAAGTCAAACAATCTTAATGAACAAGTAGATAATAGCTTCTTGCTGGTTGTCAGGAAGCATGGTGATAGAATATTGTTAAAGGATTCTGACAGAAAGCCCAAAACCTCCAAAAAGAAAGCTAAAAAGATTATGTCGAAGCCCAAAACCAGTGAAATTATAGAAGATTGGGAAGGCCCTCCTCCATGGGATCCATCTACCGGAGGTGATGCGTGCCCCAAATTTCTGTGTGATGTGATG GTTGAAGGCTTAGCAAAGCACTTGCGTTGTGTTGGGATAGATGCTGCAGTTCCGCATTTAAGGAGGCCGGACACCAG GGACTTAATTGATCAAGCACAAAAGGAGAAGAGAGTGCTCTTGACTCGGGATGCCAAGCTTTTGAGACATGAATATTTGATAAAGAATCAAATATACAGGCTAAAAAGTCTCCTTAAGAATGACCAGCTACTTGAG GTGATCGAGACATTCCAGCTTAAGATTTCTGAGGATCAACTAATGTCGAGGTGCACTAAATGTAATGGGAAATTCATCCAGAAACCTTTAACAACTCAAGAAGCTGTTGAAGCTGCTAAGGGATTTCAAGTGATTCCAAACTGCTTGTTTAACAAAAATTTGGAATTCTGGCAGTGCATGGACTGTAATCAACTTTATTGGGAG GGTACTCAGTATCATAATGCAGTCCAGAAGTTCATCGATGTATGTAAGCTAAATGAGCAACCTGAAGGTGATGCTTAG
- the LOC131014723 gene encoding dof zinc finger protein DOF4.6-like, protein MDTAQWPQGIGVAKPAIDNSNSNSSSKPSNGGAAAAAAEKKPRPEKEQALNCPRCNSTNTKFCYYNNYSLSQPRYFCKTCRRYWTEGGSLRNVPVGGGSRKNKRSSPAPPPLSAKKPLPDPNFSPQNPKIQEGHDLNLAYNPSHYNAMSEFVALHQTLGNPNSERHHHHNMPLMELLKTGGGLSSFMSAPISDAGFPSSSAGFPAQDFKPSLGFSVDGMDQAFGNMQDQTNQPSRILFPFEELKPVSNHDQFEQERVQGETNVYWNGMLAGGSW, encoded by the exons ATGGATACTGCTCAGTGGCCACAG GGTATTGGAGTTGCGAAACCTGCAATCGacaactcaaactcaaactcaagctcaaaacctAGCAATGGcggtgcagcagcagcagcggcagagaAGAAGCCACGGCCAGAAAAGGAGCAAGCTCTCAACTGCCCGAGATGCAATTCCACCAACACGAAATTCTGTTATTACAACAACTACAGCCTCTCGCAACCTCGTTACTTCTGCAAGACTTGTCGGAGGTACTGGACCGAAGGCGGCTCCTTGAGAAACGTGCCCGTCGGCGGCGGCTCTCGCAAGAACAAGCGCTCCTCCCCGGCGCCGCCCCCCCTCTCGGCCAAGAAGCCCCTCCCCGATCCCAATTTCTCCCCTCAAAACCCAAAGATCCAGGAAGGCCACGACCTCAATTTGGCCTATAATCCCTCCCATTACAATGCCATGTCCGAATTCGTGGCGCTGCATCAAACCCTAGGAAACCCTAATTCCGAGCGCCACCACCACCATAACATGCCGCTGATGGAGCTTCTCAAAACGGGGGGAGGGTTGAGCTCGTTCATGTCGGCTCCGATCTCCGACGCGGGGTTCCCGTCGTCGTCGGCCGGATTTCCGGCGCAGGATTTCAAGCCGAGTTTGGGGTTTTCAGTGGATGGGATGGATCAGGCGTTTGGAAATATGCAGGATCAGACGAATCAGCCCTCCAGAATTCTCTTCCCTTTCGAGGAATTGAAGCCGGTTTCGAATCACGATCAGTTTGAGCAGGAGAGAGTGCAAGGTGAGACTAATGTTTACTGGAATGGTATGCTTGCTGGTGGTTCTTGgtga
- the LOC131014721 gene encoding uncharacterized protein LOC131014721: MYLKKAFWSEAVKADAEQQSPVVELVKSLDKQRLYREVTLALRTGLREARAEFSFLRIRGLRSILKFLRSLAQSDDTINLFCHSQSIPALQVVPVLFQHSLKDVEDQSVTNLDHIFSVEPMKISSPATDAEVAVALRVLEGCCLLHRESTILAHQHKAITVLMNILSTRGVVEQGACLDALVAIMLDSSSNQMDFEACNGIEEVALLIKDTQVEENLRLKCGEFLLLLIGHVNGRETPPMMTIHDEIRQYLGEKSASLIWAASQFGSTLDPEQRLTALQIQARRVLESIDLY, encoded by the exons ATGTACCTGAAGAAGGCGTTTTGGAGCGAGGCCGTGAAGGCGGACGCGGAACAGCAGTCGCCGGTTGTGGAGCTGGTGAAATCGCTGGACAAGCAGCGGCTGTATCGCGAGGTCACCCTCGCCCTCCGCACCGGCTTACGCGAGGCACGAGCAGAGTTCTCCTTCCTCCGAATCCGCGGACTCCGCAGCATTCTCAAGTTCCTCCGATCCCTTGCTCAATCCGATGACACCATCAATCTCTTTTGCCACTCCCAATCCATTCCCGCACTCCAAG TGGTGCCAGTTCTGTTTCAACACAGTCTTAAAGACGTTGAGGACCAGTCGGTAACTAATTTGGATCACATATTCTCTGTGGAACCTATGAAGATTAGCAGCCCGGCTACGGATGCTGAAGTGGCTGTTGCACTACGAGTTCTTGAAGGCTGTTGTCTTCTTCATCGTGAGAGTACAATCTTGGCTCATCAACACAAGGCAATTACG GTTCTGATGAATATCTTGTCAACTCGTGGAGTAGTTGAGCAAGGTGCATGCCTCGACGCTTTGGTTGCAATCATGCTAGATTCGTCTTCCAATCAAATG GATTTTGAAGCATGCAATGGCATAGAGGAAGTTGCTCTTCTTATAAAAGATACACAGGTAGAGGAAAATCTAAG GTTGAAATGCGGTGAGTTTCTGTTGCTACTTATCGGGCATGTCAACGGACGGGAGACACCCCCGATGATGACTATACACGACGAAATAAGGCAATACCTAGGCGAAAAATCCGCCTCCTTAATATGGGCGGCAAGTCAGTTTGGATCAACTCTGGATCCGGAGCAAAGATTGACAGCTTTGCAAATTCAAGCCCGAAGGGTGCTCGAGTCAATCGATCTTTATTGA